The Erigeron canadensis isolate Cc75 chromosome 1, C_canadensis_v1, whole genome shotgun sequence genome segment AAAATGTGGAGATTTATATAGTGCTCGGTGTCTTTTTAATCGTGTTACTAGTCATTGTACGTCATCATGGACCGCTATGATTACGTGCTACAATCACAATGGTTACTACCATGAAGCATTAGACCTTTTCAGTAAAATGCAAGAATCTAAAGCAGAACCAAATGCAATCACTATGATGGGCATTCTTTGTTCTTGTGCTAGACTAAGTTGTTTAAAACAAGGCAAATCAATTCATGGTGCCGTTATCAGGAAACACCTTGACCCTGATAATGATATACTGGGGCCCACGCTGGTGGGGTTGTATGCTAGCTGCGGAAAGTTGACTACTTGCCACAATATATTTGATATAGCTAGGGATCAACATGTAATTACATGGAATATGCTCATATCAGGTTATAACCGAGAGGGAATGTCAGAAGAGGCATTGAATCTATTTAAACAAATGCTGTCACACACGATATCACCAGACCAATTCACAGTAGCAAGTGTTGTTTCAGCCAGCGGAAACATAGGTTTCTTTAATCTTGGAAATCAGATTCATAGCTATGTTACTAAAGTAGGGgttttgaatgaatttgttctGAATTCATTAATTGATATGTATGCTAAattgggctatgtagatgcagcAAATAGCTTGTTTAGCAGCCAGCATATTAAGAGTGTAGTAACTTGGAATTCTATGATGTGGGGGTTTTGTAATAATGGTAACTCTGTTGAGGCCATGAATCTATTCGACCAGATGTACGCGAATGGTCAAGAAATGGATGATGTAACTTTTTTGAGTGCAATTCAAGCTTGTTCGGATTTAAGAGATCTTGCAAAGGGAAAATGGATTCATCACAAGCTCATCACACATGGTATCATGAAGGATACATATGTGTACACAGCTTTACTTGACATGTATGCCAAATGTGGTGAACTATGGATGGCTGAAACCGTTTTTGACATCATGCCACTCAAGAGTGTCGTGTCATGGAGTGCCATGATTGATGCTTATGGGATGCATGGTTTGGTTGATATGGCTATCTCAGTTTTTGATAATATGCTAGAATCTAAGATGAAACCGAATGAAATTACCTATATGAACATCCTATCTGCTTGTAGTCATGCTGGATATGTTGAAAAGGGCAAGCATTATTTCGACTCAATGAAGAAGGATTTTGGGATTGAACCTAAATTAGAACATTTTTCTTGCTTGATTGATCTTCTGAGCCGAGCTGGTCATCTTGATGATGCATATGATACTGTAATTTCCATGCCATTTCCACCCAATTCTGGCATATGGGGTTCTTTGCTGAGTGGTTGTCGGATTCACAGGAGACTAGATATGATCAAATTGATTCAAGAAAATATTGAAAAGATTGATGACACGGGATATTACACTCTGTTGTCTAATATATCTGCTGAAGGAGAAGACTGGAAACAATTTCAGACTGTGAGATCAATGATGAAAACTACAGGTCTCAGAAAAGTTGAGGGATGCAGCACCGTTCAGACGAGATGATGAGTTATGAAGTTATACGGCACATATATCCTTGCTGACTAGGCCCAGGCTACTTACTCAAGTCTCTATGCTTCATCAAACTCCCTTTATATAAAACCTGACTCCATCTTCCATCTGAAGTATACATAATCGACAAGAGCACATAACAGGAATAATGAGGGAGATGCTGGTGAAACATCATTTCACCAAGGTCAAATCGATGATCAGGATCTTCATCAGAATCAGTACTGAAAAGTTAGAATGGATTGGAGCAAGCACCCGGAAATTCCAGAAACTTCAGTAGAGTTGATGATTACGGAACAGGTTAGTTGAGAATAATGAAAGTTATTAATTCTCTGTGAGTTAATGTTTGATGTATTCTATTATCTATATGACTGAAACTTCATCTCCGGTTTTATTTTGTGTGTCAGGTTCGTTTGGTCAATTTTAAGATAGCAAATCTAAAGTTCATAAAGAAGATTTGAATTAATCTCCCGTGGAAGCTGGTATTCTTAGTTGTTACTACTCTTATTACTGTAAGTTCAGAGAGATAGACATTTTCTCTCTTATCTATTTATACtttattatgtatatgtgtagCAAACCTCTCATTTTAAGATTAACAGTTTAGGTAACCACAACAAAACTCATAACAATCCAAAACATTGCGACATTCTGAGCCCAATTAAAAAGGTGAAACATAATCCCTCTCTAACACTGTGACCTTAACAGCCAGTGGCGCTACTGGTCGCCTGAACATAACAATCCGGGAATTATTTCCTCTATATTAATTGTTTTACATGTTTCCATCCAAAATGTTTGGtcaagttttgttttgtttcattTGAGAAGCATATTCTCTTCATACATATATTATCCTAATAGAAATGGGTTTTGTTAAACTAAGTCCATAGGCTGCaacattaaatagttgtatatttatgataaaaattcAGGGGTGAATTTTTGATATGGAAAGCACAAATATTTTGTACACGTTAagtgtatttagcattttctaAAAGAAATATGCATGTACATGTAATGTTTGTCTATAACTAGTTATTAGTCTTATCTTTGAACTCCAAGGCCTTAATTTGATCCAATCAATTATAAAATCGATAAttgattttctttctttcttggatacaacaacaacaactgtacccaatccctgcggggggtatgggggaggtgagttgtagacagtcttacctctacccaaaggtagagagactgcttccataaggacctccggtcAGGAAGATATAAAAGCCGTAAAAAggtaaagtgtttatacctGTCTGTCGAGAACATGATATGACGATAATACCTGTCCGTTGAGTCCGCCGGGTATGCCTCCTGACGAGTAGGGAAGGGTAGCAAACGTACGATAACAAAACCTTAGCACATAACATAAACTCTAGCAACCATGTTACGCAAATAACAACATAAAAAGTAAGAGCATAATAAACAAAGCCTACCTATAATAAGAATTGACTAAAAACTAATGGGATTGAACTATTTTCTAAACAACCTACGGAGCAAAGTACCTTAGGCCGCTACGGTAAACTAAATCTTAGTCTACTCACAAAACAACAAAGATAACCTACACACCTAGTCCTCTCGAACTGTCTGATGAGTACCCCGACAACAAAAGAATAAGGGAAAGTAGTAACAAGCAGAGTTCAGAGTTCAGAGTTCATTGTTGGCTTATTGTTTGGTACTTTGGTTGATATATTTGTCCTAAGAAGATTCtgttttatagaaaaaaaaaatactaattaaaTGTTGtatgaaatgaccaaaacaacTTTTGACCATCCAAACAAATTTCTTTTCCTCTTCTTTCTTTTGGGAGTGTGAAATCAATCAATTGAATGGATTAATTTCAACAAAACTTCCAAGTTTCTTCTACTCAAGTTACTATTTTTTAGTAGATGTATAgttaatgtatataatttttctaaAGGCTAAACATTCTATCATTTCAAATTCTACtagtaaaatatcacaaatgttacTATGTCTATGCTAGACTGCTAGTTATTGAATCTTGGACTTCTCCGGAAGAGGCATGAACATCTAGTGGGCTAACCCcacatcattattattattattattattattatattattattatattattattattattattattattattattattattattaaaatcgctcaactttataaaagaaatttctTACCTTCTTCTTTAGTCATTGTGAATTGTGGGTACatcaataattaatataagcCCTTTCACGCGTCTTCAAcatgttatttctttttaagtCCCACAACACTATCACTCAGTTAAGCTTTTGATTGCTACTTCATTATTCTTTCTTTGTTTCagaattattttattattaaatatttatatttataatcaaaACACAATGTCATCCACAGTTGAATTACCTCTCCAAGAAGTATTGCTAGCAACTAAAAATTTTGCCGAGGAAAATCTTATTGCCTCTGGTGGATATGGGCCGGTGTATAAAGGCGAATCTGCAAGCCATGGAATGATCGCCGTGAAGCGATTGGATCCAAAGAGCAGTCAAGGAGATGTTGAATTTAGAAAAGAGATTTCTTTGCTTTCGGAATATAAACATAGAAACATTGTCTCTCTTCTTGgattttgtgatgaaaatgacgAGAAGATACTTGTTTATAAGTTTGAAAGCAATGGGAGTCTTAACAAACATTTACACAAGAAAGATTTAAGCTGGATCCAACGTCTTCAAATTTGCTTAGATGCAGCTCGAGGGTTGAAGTACCTTCATGATGATGTTGGGCTGCAGCAAAGGATTCTCCACCGTGATGTCAAAAGTGCAAACATCCTGTTAGATGACAAGTGGAATGCCAATATTTCTGATTTTGGGTTGTCAAGAATAGGGCCTGCGAATATGCAAACTACTCTTCTTATCTCCAACCCTTGTGGCACGCCTGGATATATCGATCCAGAGTACTTGCTTACAGGTAGTCTCACACAAAAATCCGACGTTTACTCTTTTGGGGTTGTATTGTTTGAAGTCCTATGTGGGAGGCCCACATTCGTTACCGCTTACAAAGACGAGCGTCAATATTTAAGTGTTTTGGTCAGAAAACATCACGAAAGACAAACATTGAATAAGCTCATTTATTTTGATATACAAAATCAGATAGACGCTACTTCGTTGCGTATATTTACAACCATTGCATATCAATGTTTGAAGACTGGACCAGAACGTCCAACAATGAACAAGGTCGTGCAACAACTACAGCAAGCTCTTGATATACAGCAAGGGTATTTACTAATTTTCCTTTTCTTATATTGATTCCCCTTATATATAGTATTTACTGAGAAGTTTATTCAAATATCATTTTTCTTGACATAACTCTAAAGCCATTTaaggttcgaatctcacttcctGCATTTGTAGGGgtgaattattatttattaggggcttataaaaaaatatcaagttAATCAGAGTAAAAGCTTtacccaaaaatattttaagtaaataactAGTTTAAAATGCCGTGACATCTTCACAAGTTAATGGTCCAGATTcttcatatattaaaaattttgtttacatGTGAATAAAACCACCATCTAGGTGTGATAAGGCGTTGTGTTTTCTCACAAGAGGCCACATGTTGAAACTTCTTTAGGTATATATCTTAGGGAGTTGGGGTGGCTAAGGAAATGGTCAAAAAGGGTCATGGGGTACTCCGGTTAGCTCACATACATTTGAGTAGAAAAAGATTCGTTATTTGTGAGTAACCCGAATAAGAAAAACTTCAACCATTTACCCTTTTTACATGTGAATAGAAAGTCtactttattatgtttttaacttatatatTGCTCCGTATCATTTATACGTTCATTATCTCATACGATAAAATCAATCACATGTCATATATATCCGCAAATCATGCTTTAGAAGTATTGTATTTATGCATTGAAATGTTGCACTTTGGGAAATACGTAATGATATCTCATAAgttggatatatatgtaaatttttctaatttaaaaggtttaaagttttttgaaaagaaaaggtTCTCTAAAATAAGCTTAGGAACTGGATTGCTGCAGGTCATCTTCCAAGCCATGGAAATATGATGTGTATCTTAGTTTTAGAGGAGAAGATACCCGCAATACCTTTGTGAATCATCTTTCCTCTAATCTTTTACAACAAGGGATTcatattttcaaagaaaatgaaGCACTTCCCCGGGGTGAAGCCATCAGTCCAATCATGCTCAATGCTATACAAGAATCCCGTATTGCTCTGGTAGTATTCTCTGAAAATTATGCTGATTCGTCGTGGTGTTTGGATGAACTTGTATACATTATGAAATGCAAGGTCGAGAAAAACCAACTCGTTATTCCTATATTTTATAATGTGGATCCATCAGATGTGAGAAATCAGAGAGAGAGATTTTATGAAGctttttttaaacataagtCGACAAATAATGACAAAGTTGAGTCATGGAGAAAAGCACTTGTTGATGCAGGTAACATTTTTGGATGGCAACCCAAACTCATTGCCGATGGGTAATTGTCTTCTTTCATCTCTCCGAATTGATATCTATATGCATAaacgtaaaatatatattttatatagatgatataatatattcaataaATAATCTACTATTtcaattatatttaaatctcatctccttcatagattataaaaattattcagCATTTCAATCTGTTTGTAACTTTCTTTGAAAGCTGTAAATATAAACTGCTAAAGGTATTACTTATTTGCCTTGTACGTGTTATTGACTGTTCTTTTTGTCAAGCTCAACTGTAATATTCAATCAAGGATATGCAATCTGTTTAATTTAttatcaatatctatatctattctgtactacattataaaacatatgtTCTCTCCATTTTTCAACTAAGTAGTTGATAATCCGAAAATACCTCTTTCttttattcactattttaaaaatctttactTGAAGCAcctataaaatatatttgaaatatctataatacctttaatgaacttaatttataacatctatcattaactcttaaataactacattatccccttataaatcaattatttttacattaataaccacgtAGCCACCATCGCCGCCACCGACACTACCGCCGCCAGTCACCGCCACCACTGTCGTTGTCACTACACAGACCGGACGCATAGCGCGGAATCGCGGATATATGACTAGTATATTTAATGTGTGGGAAAGTGAAGTATTAAGTACTGTTTAGTAAAATCAAGAATGCACTTTACGTTTTGACGAATATATATGCGCTAATTACCATTTTATGCAATGTGCAGGAATGAGGCAAATGCAATCAAAATTATTGGTGGCACAGTTTTATCTAAATTGCTTAGCTTAATGCCAAATGTGGAAGCTGCAGAAGGTTACGGTGATGATGACGTTGATGCTCTTACCAAGGCACACCGAGggtaatcattttccttatttttatattgattCCAATTTGGTTCACCAAAGTATTATGGATTTCTTTCCTTGTTATGTTGGGCCTATAAGACCGGCTTGCTAAAACACATCACCACAATTTTAACATATGCATTATCCTGATCCAATGGCCATATGAACATTTATATACATATGCTTTGATATTAATCCAAACAACTGGATTGCTACAGGTCATTGGCATCTTCTTCAACTCATTTCATTCCCGCTTCTTCTTCTAAGTCATGGAAATTTGATGTGTTTATTAATTTCAGAGGAGTAGATACCCGCAAGACCTTTATGGGTCATCTTTACTCTTATCTTTTAATACAAGGAATTAATAGTTTCAACGATTTTGAAGACATTCCCCGGGGTGAGTATATCAATCCATTCCTGCGCAACACTATACAAGAATCCCGTATTGCTCTCATCATATTCTCTGAAAATTATGCTCATTCGTCATGGTGCTTGGAGGAGCTTGTATACATTATGAAATGCGAGGAGAGAGGCCAAATCGTTATCCCAATATTTTATGGCGTGAAACCCTCTGATTTAAGAAAACAGGATGGGGATTTCTGGAAAGCGTTTTTGAAACATGAGCGGGTGAACAAGGACAAAGTTGAATCATGGAGACAAGCACTCAAAAAGGCAAGTAACATTGCTGGGTACATTGCGGAAGGGTAATCGTCTTCTTTCATCTCTTCACATTTATACGTATATACATAACATATAAATGCATCAGGTTAGTATAAAAGCTAAAGTCTTTATCAGGTTTATAAATGcacaatacacacacacacatattatgAAACCTTATAGGTTAttgtatttgattattattcatAAGGATTACAAGAGGCTATATTTATAGAGTAGCCTAAATCAAAGGAAGGAAACTAATACTATGGAAACATGATAAATGGAAACTAATACTATGTCTAATATCCCCCCGCAAGCTAAGGACGTGGAGCAACCTTTAGCTTGGATCTTATAGTGGCTTTGTGAAGACATCTGCAATCTGGTCATATGTAAATATGAATTGTATCAATAATTTTCTTTCTGCAACTTTTTTCTCGAACAAAGTGAAAATCTACTTCAACATGCTTCGTACGTGCATGAAAAACTGGATTTGCTGAAAGATATGTCGCACCTAGATTATCACACCACAACGTGGGAATGTTCTTCATTGGAACTCGGAGTTCATGTAGTAGGGCTTGTATCCATCTAAGTTCGGCAACCGTATCTGCCAAGGCTTTGTATTCAGACTCTGTTGACGACCTAGAGACAGTTTTCTGCTTCCGTGCAGACCAGGAGATGAGATTTGATTTAATGTATATAGCATATCCCCCTGTGGATCGACGGTCGTCAGGGCAACCAGCCCAGTCAGCATGAGAAAAGGCACTGAGGTTATTGTGTTGGGCATCAGTGTACGCATATAAGCTGGTTGTCGAATGTTGTTGTATTAGTAAACCATACTTAATAGTCCCTTTTAAGTATCGAAGTATGCGTTTAACCGTAGAGTATTGGTTGACCGTGGGAGAATGTATGAACCGGCAGACTTTGTTGACCGCATAAGCAATATCAGGACGAGATAAAGTCACATATTGAAGGGCACCAACAATTTGACGGTACTTGACAGGATCATCAAAAAGAGGACTGTCACCTAGAGAGAGATTGGCATTAGGAGTAATCGGCGTTGGCATCAGATTGGCTGTAGAAAGGTTTGCACGATCAAGAAGCTCAAGAATGTACTTCTGTTGTGATAGAATGATATCATCTCCACGTGGAGTAATTTCAATACCCAAAAAATAAGAGAGTTTGCCCATGTCTTGAATTGCAAAGTAGTGGCCTAAGGAGCGCACCACATGGTCAATGGCACTGGAGGTGTTCCCCTTTAATACAGTGTCATCAACGTAGACAAGCATGTACACTAGTGTGCGGCCCATGGAATAGATGAATAGAGATGGATCTGTTTTTGAGCATGTGGATCCAAGGTGTTGAAGAGTGCTTGATAAACGTTGGAACCAcactgggggggggggggggctgtTTGAGGCCATATAGAGACTTGTGTAAGCGACATACATCATCCGGTTTGTgtggatcaacaaaaccttccggttgttCTAAATAAACTGTTTCTTCAAGATCACCATGTAAAAAGGCATTTTGGACATCAAGTTGTCGTAATGACCATTTTTGTGCAACAGCTAGAGAAAGAACAAGACGGATGGTGCCAGCCTTAACAACAGGGCTGAAAGTCTCTTTATAATCGATGCTAGGTTGTTGTCGAAAACCTTTGGCAACCAAGCGGGCTTTGTAACGTTTTACAGCCCCAGTTTGATCTCTCTTCAACTTATAGACCCACTTACAGTCTACCACATTAGTGTTTGGGGGATGGGGAACTAAAGACCATGTCTTGTTCTTGATAAGTGATGAGTATTCATCGGCCATGGCTTGGCGCCATTGAGGAGAAACGTTAGCTGCAGTAAAGGTAAGTATAAAGGTTGGATGCATGGGTTGTAAAGGATTCGACATTGTATTTCGTGTTAGGTTTTGGATTTTGCCTTAAGTTTGGAGGGCGTGTACGATGAGAGGATGGTGGAACAGACGTGTTTGAAGGTTGCGATGCAGGTAAAGTGACATTTGTGGGCGGCGGAGATGGAACAGTGTTAGCTGCTGACGATTGCTGGTAACTATCAAAGGCAGAAGTAGCGGGCTTATAATTACGTTGGTAAGTGAGAAGAGAGGGAGCTGGTACAAGGTTGTTTGTAGGTAGAGTTTCGGGCGAAGTAGAAATGGTCGTGGGAGTAGGAGTAGGTTCTGGACGTGTGTTTGTAGCTAGATTGTCGAGTGAAGTAGGAATTGTTGTCGGGGTAGGAGTTTGTTCGGCAGTCGTGTTTGGAGGTGGTGTTTGAGTAGTTATAGGTTCGGGATATAAAATTGGGTCGGGATATGATGAAAAATATGGTTCGGTTTGTATAGGTGTGGAAGTTTTGTTTGGCTGTGAAATAAAGGGAAAGTGGTGTTCATTAAACCTTACGTGACACGCAATGTAAATGCGGTCAGATGACGGATCAAGACAGCGATAGCCATGATGTTGAATGTTATACCCTAGAAAAACACAGGGTGTAGAGCGGAAATCCATTTTGTTTGGGTTGTAAGGACGAAGGTGAGGAAAGCATTGACAACCAAAGACACGAAGAAAAGATAGATCaggtttggttttgaaaatgtATTCAAATGGAGATGTGTTAGAGCGGGTACGAGTAGGCATGCGGTTTATAAGGTAGACAACAGTTTCAAAGGCATAATGCCATAAACGTTGTGGAACATGGGATTGTGCCATTAATGTAAGACGAGTTTCCACCACATGACGGTGACGTCTCTCAACAATACTAATCAGCCCTTACCGTCACCAACATGTAGATTGTCGCAACCATAATAGGGTTGAGTGATATCAAAAAGTGACAAATCTTTTGCAACGTGCTTGTTTGATCCCATGTCGCAAAGCCATGAATTAGATGCCTGTGGACGATGGTTGACATAATTGACAGATGTTTGTCTCGTCCGGAAAGTGGATGGGTCACGATTTGGGCATTGAAATGGAATATAAACAATTCCACAGTTGTTACACGTCCCATAACTTTTATTTCGAAAACTAAACATAACTGAGTTTCGATTACCTCCTTGGTTGCTATTGTAAAATCTTCTGTGAAAATTGTCATTGTTTTTCGAGTGACTTGTGTAATACCCATGTGAGTGGGTATATATCGGTCCTATTTGTAGACCAAGTTGGGCAACCAATTATTGCAGTTGTTGTAAGGTCTCCATATATGTCTGCATATTCTTCAAATTAATAAGTCTATTTGATTGATTGGATGGAactaattgaaaataaaagaggCTTGATTGaaagaaattttattttttttttgaattctgtatgaaaaaagaagaaataacaaaaaaatcgaAAATTTTAGGATTCCGGTGGTGGACAGCGGCGGCGGACGACGACAGAAATTAAAGTTGAAGATAGGGTTTTGTTCGGAATTCAACAAGGATCACAATGGTGGCGGCGGTGTACAGTAACGCGCCGGAAAAAGGGGATAATTGCCGGATTTTCGAATTTTGCGGCGAGAATAGAGGCGACACGTGGAGGCGCGTGACGGTTCTGGAGGTCGCGaaatttttagggttttctcGGAATTTGATTTCTAATCTAATGGTGGCGGAGGTGTAGTTTTATTTGAATATCTGGAGGGCTAATTGCACTCGACCagatttaggtttttttttttttttcttcttggcGGAATTGGTGGCCGGAATTTGTGTCCGGATttatggctctgataccatatgaAACCTTATAGGTTATTGTATGTGATTATTATTCATAAGGATTACAAGAGGCTATATTTATAGAGTAGCCTAAATCAAAGGAAGGAAACTAATACTATGGAAACATGATAAATGGAAACTAATACtatgtctaatatatatatataggaaaaaggtTCATGTAAGAACCATTTGAATCGGAAGAAACATGAGaacctttaaattataacttaatgttcatatgtgaacaaatttgctCACATATGAGATGATCAAATTATCCTTCAAATTACCTATGTTCACATGTGAATAGTTCTCACAatgaactttatatatatatatatatatatatataggtgaaagttattttagaaccactccttattttaggaccaattaggacatgtgttttttgtaacttacacaccaccatgatcatctccgaccaccaccatgattttccggcaaCGGTGACCACCGgaaaatcatttttaagttaacttacacatgtgtaagttatatacaacttatacatatgtaagttaactgaaacatgattttccggcgatgGCGGTGGTCGCCGGAGGACCATGTttttggtcggagatgatcgtggtggtggtggtggtggtggtcgatgatgatgattatgatgtgctcctaattggtcctaaaataaggcGTGGTCtaaagacacacacacacacacacacaaatctcATCTTCCTTCAAAGTTTTATTAGTAGAAATTATTTAGCATTTGCCGTGACAATTTGTTTGCActctttatttttgaaattggtAAAGCTAAACTGCTATAGGTATTGACTATATGCCTTGTGTTATTGACTCTTTTTTTCGTCAAGTTCTGCTGTTATGTAAAATCAAGGATGCAATATACTTGATATTCAATTTGTGGGGAAGTGAAATATTAAGTACTATACtatatgacattttttttttttggtagaatATGAGTTAATTACCCTTGATGCAATGTGCAGGCATGAGGCAGAAGTAATCAAAGGTATTGGTAGTGATATTTTATCTAAATTGCGTAGCTTAACTCCCAATGTGGAAGCGAGTGCCGAAACAAACGCCGATGTAGACCTAAACGGAACAGAGATGCACATTCATTAGCTGAAATTAATACTAGAAGTTTGGTCAGGTGTATGGTAGTATGTTGTGGGATGTGGGTCAGTGGTAAGTCTACTCTAGCATCTTCTATTAATGACGAAATAAAACATGAGTTTGAAAGTTGCTGCTTTGTTGGTGATGTTCAATCAGAATAAAAATTGAATGGCTTGAAAATGTTACAAGAGAAAATTCTCTCAAGACGTCAGAAGTGAGTATAGAGAGCATTGAACAAGGAACATCAATGATGAAGAGAAGACTGAGTTATAACAGTGTTCTGATAGTCCTTGATGATGTTAACCACATTGACAACTCAAGATGTTTGCTGGATCACATTACTGGTTCGCTGGATCACATTACTGTAGttttcaagtatatgtatatagatggATTTAAGTAACTACTTCataatatgtatttattatgGGTCTAATGGGTTGCAATCATCGTTCATCTACTACATAATTCTTTTGAATAAAAGGTTTGCATCATGTTTTTTAAGTTGGTTTTGTACGTTTTTCTTTATGAAAAATGTGTTGTAACAAGACAATTGGGATATACTCGTAATACATAATCATTAGGGCCCTCTTACTAAGGTTTGTCTCTTTTCCCACCTCTTCCTCACTGCCACTTCAGCATGTTTTTATTTAAGAACTATCCTAGCATTAAGACCTCTTTCTTACCTCTTCTCCACCTCTtcttaatattcttttattttattttattttaacccaCATactaataaaactttttttttaataaaaatgaacattatactaataaatatacatcatagcttttataaattttaaacctTTTGTATCTAGTGTGATGTTTGTTGTTATCAAAATTCTTGTAAACATATACTAAAACTATGAGATATTTATGTTGGGGGCTGAAATAAAACACTTGGGTTACTCTAGGggcaaaaatatgaaaaatatataaaaaaaatcttcatGTTCCTATCCACTTGCAGTAGTCATCTACTAAGAAAGAAACAGGTGCTGAGCCGATGAGGGATACAGTTGGGTAGtcatctactatatatatatacacattacacacaacatatatatacacgatccagatatatatatacacgatccacatatataataaagaatagAATGACATGGAATGTCACATGAATTATATAGAATGACAATCTACTAAATTAGTtag includes the following:
- the LOC122580986 gene encoding putative pentatricopeptide repeat-containing protein At1g69350, mitochondrial; the encoded protein is MTQYMPIFRSCCTIKTLTQLHAHLLVTGQHTSHLASTKLIDSYANFGSLNSANLVFKSFPYTPDSFMYGVLIKRYVWHGFYEKALALYCNMLQQLTLISSFIFPSVLRACSGFGDLGLGQNVHGRVIKCGFESDPVVQTSLLNMYADASFLSYACKVFDEMPQRDVVSWSSVISMHVRNGEASHGLRLFREMVGDGYEPDYVTLLSVAEVCGELGLGMQAKSVHGYVVMRKIESSDFSMLNNSLITMYGKCGDLYSARCLFNRVTSHCTSSWTAMITCYNHNGYYHEALDLFSKMQESKAEPNAITMMGILCSCARLSCLKQGKSIHGAVIRKHLDPDNDILGPTLVGLYASCGKLTTCHNIFDIARDQHVITWNMLISGYNREGMSEEALNLFKQMLSHTISPDQFTVASVVSASGNIGFFNLGNQIHSYVTKVGVLNEFVLNSLIDMYAKLGYVDAANSLFSSQHIKSVVTWNSMMWGFCNNGNSVEAMNLFDQMYANGQEMDDVTFLSAIQACSDLRDLAKGKWIHHKLITHGIMKDTYVYTALLDMYAKCGELWMAETVFDIMPLKSVVSWSAMIDAYGMHGLVDMAISVFDNMLESKMKPNEITYMNILSACSHAGYVEKGKHYFDSMKKDFGIEPKLEHFSCLIDLLSRAGHLDDAYDTVISMPFPPNSGIWGSLLSGCRIHRRLDMIKLIQENIEKIDDTGYYTLLSNISAEGEDWKQFQTVRSMMKTTGLRKVEGCSTVQTR
- the LOC122592716 gene encoding probable receptor-like protein kinase At5g59700, translating into MSSTVELPLQEVLLATKNFAEENLIASGGYGPVYKGESASHGMIAVKRLDPKSSQGDVEFRKEISLLSEYKHRNIVSLLGFCDENDEKILVYKFESNGSLNKHLHKKDLSWIQRLQICLDAARGLKYLHDDVGLQQRILHRDVKSANILLDDKWNANISDFGLSRIGPANMQTTLLISNPCGTPGYIDPEYLLTGSLTQKSDVYSFGVVLFEVLCGRPTFVTAYKDERQYLSVLVRKHHERQTLNKLIYFDIQNQIDATSLRIFTTIAYQCLKTGPERPTMNKVVQQLQQALDIQQGSSSKPWKYDVYLSFRGEDTRNTFVNHLSSNLLQQGIHIFKENEALPRGEAISPIMLNAIQESRIALVVFSENYADSSWCLDELM